The genomic segment AGGGGCAGACGTTGCCCATGGGGTCCTGCACCACGGTGCTGCCTTGCTGCACCAGGCCGTTGGCCGCGGGATCGAAGTTCCAGATGTTGTTGTTGTCCTCCGTGGGCGTGGTGAAGTACTCCCAGCGCACGCCCAGGTTGAGGGTGATGCGACGCGTGGCCCGCCACGTGTCCTGGGCGAAGAGAGCGAAGCCCTGGTGGCTGAAGGTGGCCGAATAGGGCGTGCTCTGCCGCGCCGCATAGTCGAACGAAGGATTGGAGAAGGCGGCGTTGCCCAGCAGCAGGGCGCAGAGGAACTGGCAGGTTTCGCTGTCGTTGGTGAACTCCCCGATGTTGCTGGAGACGATGAAGCCGCGCGCGAAGGAGCCGTCGAAGTAGTCGTCGGTGAGGTGGCGGTACTCCCCTCCGAACTTGAAGGAGTGCTTGCCGTGGGTCCAGGAGAGGGTGTCGCCGAGGAAGGCGGTGGTGTCGGTGGTGTTGGCGGGCGAGTTCAGGGGCGCCCCCAGCCGGGCCATGGGGAAGAGGCCGTCGAGGGTGGGCATCATGGGCTGGATGGCCCCGCCGCCCAGCAGGAAGGGCGTCCAGAAGGTATCGAACCAGCCCCCGAACGCAGACCCGAAGATGCATCCGGCGCAGTTGCCGCTGTATTGCGTGTCCAGGCCGCTGAGCAGGACGGTGGGCATGGTCCCGCTGGGCAGGCCTACGCTGGTGGCATTGAAATTGTGGTCCTGCGGCGTCTCATCGATGCGGAAGCGGTTGAAGCCGAAGTGCGCCTCGTTCAGCAGGGTGGGCGAGAAGGTGTGCGAGAAGCTGATGTTCAGGTTCTGGTTGAGGGCGTTGCGGTAGGAGCCGTTGCCGGGATAGGTGCCGCCCGAAGGCAGGCTGTCGTCGTGCAACTGGTTCAGGTCCTGGGCCACGTAGCGGAACGACCACGAGGAGCGGTCGCTCTGCACCCAGTCCAAGCGCCCCAGCACGTTGTTCACGTCGGTGTAGTTGGGCGCCTCGCCCTGGAAGAATTCCAGCGCGTCCGGCACTCCGATGACGTTGGGCTGCGGAAACAGCGCCAGGATGTGCTGCGCCAGCAGGTAGCTGGGATCGCTGCCTCCCAGCCCGGAGGCGAAGGTAGGCGCGGGGTAGCCGGCGCGTCCGGTCAGCGGCGAGAAGGTGCGGTCAAAGGTGCTGGGCACCCGCTCGAAGATGGGATTGGGATTGTCGATACGCGTGCCTTCGTAGCTGCCGAAGACGAAGAGCTTGTCCTTGCGGATGGGGCCGCCCAGGTTGAAGCCGAACTGCTGAGAGTTGAAGGGGATGGTGTGGCTGTCGTGCGCCGCCAGGATGGAGGCGGGATCGAACAGGGTGTTGGCGCCCGTTCCTCCGGTGATGCAGGGGGTGGCGGCGCTGATGCCGATGGAGTCGGTGCAGAAGCCGTTGGCCGCGGCCGTGGCCACGTAATCGTTGTAGTTGACGGGCGTGGCCGGGATGCCGGTGAGCGGGTCGGGAGAGAGCAGCGCCGTCGGCGTCATGGAGCCGGCGAAGGCCGCCGCCTGCGCGAAGGTGGTGTTGCTGTACACCGAGAGCGGAGAATCCGCGTTCAGCACGTCGCTGCCGAAGTAGCCGTAGGCGCTGCCGTGCCAGTTGTTGGTGGCGCGCCGCGTGACCACGTTGACCACGCCACCCTGCCCGCGTCCGTATTCCGCGGTCGCGTTGGAGGAAACCACCCGGAACTCCTGGATGGAGTCGTTCACCTGGAAGGGGATGGCCTGGTTGTTGGCGCTGGCCACGTTGTCGGAGCCGTCCAGCAGAAAGTCGTTGGTCTCGGGACGATTGCCGGCCACGCTGAAGGAACCGCCGGCCAACTCCGAGCCCGCCTGCACGTCATGGGTGTTGGGCGTGATCAGCCCCAGGGCCAGGAAGTTGCGGTTGTACAGCGGCAGGGCCTGCAATTGGTCGCGGGTGACCACGCCGCTGATGGCGGTGGAGACCGTCTCCGGGTGCACGCTGGGACCCTCCGCGGCCGCAGGGGCGGGAGCGGGCGCCGGCGCAACCCCGGGGGTGGTGGGCGCCGGGGCCGCCGCCTGCTGCTTCAGAGGAGGCAGGATCACGCGCTCGTCACCCACGTTCACGGCAATGCCGCCGCGCACGTCCACGGTGCGCCCATTCGACGTCGCCGTCACCTTGTAGCCTTCCGCCGGCGGAACCTCGGCGAAGTTGTAAGAGCCGTCCGAGCCGGTGGTGGTGGTGCGGGAGAATCCGAAAGACGGGTTCTCCAGGGTCACCGTGACCCCGGCCATGGGGTTGCCGGCCGAATCATAGACCGTACCGTACACCACCGCGTTCTGGGTGGCGGCGAACGCCGGCAGGGAAACCAGCAGCAGCGCGCACACCAGGATCGTCAACCAAGCATTCCTGCTCATATCGCCTCCGCAACGACTACGCGTGCCATGAAGTAATTTTCAGTTCACTGGGAATGAACTTTGCCGGAAGAGACAACCCTCCCGGCGCACTGCGGGGCCCGGGGCCTGGGACAAGTAGACGAGCATTGCCACGCCCACGTGCGAGTCTGTGCGGCGCAGTTATGGAACTGAAAACCCTACCACTTTGGCTGACAAAAGGCCACACGGAATTTGCCACCGCGGTTGCCGGAAAGGGCTCCCCGCCCCCCGCCCGCCAGGATTGTCAGCCCCCGGGCCTTGTGATAAGGTAGGCGGAATTCAGCCACCCTGCTCACTTGGGTCAAAGCCCCGAACCAGTCCCGTCGCGCCTTGGGTTATCTGCGGCGTGTCGGTAGCGCGATGACCGCAGCCAGGGAGGGAGCCGCCACCATGAAAGACGCATTGGAGAGCACCGCCGTGAGCCGGGCCTCGGAAGCCGAAGGCTACGGCAACCGCAAGCTGATCCGGCCCTCCCTGAACCGTCCCGATCCCCCCGCCGAACACCGCGAGCGCCCCGAGCGCCCCGCCGGTGCCCCCAAGAAGATCCCGCCCCCGGAGCAGACCCACGCCGAGAACTTCTATTACCAGAAGCAGATGCAGTCCAAGACCCCCATGGTGGTGGTGCTGCACGACGGGGAAGAGATCCACGGGGTCATCGAGTGGTATGACCGCGGCTGCATCAAGGTGAACCGCGCCGAGGGCCAGCCCAACCTGCTCATCTACAAGCCCGCCATCAAATACATGTTCAAAGCGGGCGAGAACGGGAAGAGCGGTTCCTAGTACTCAGTACCCAGTACTCAGAGAGCCTGATCCGGCGAAAAGAGGAAAAGGGGACGGGCGGCGCCCGTCCCCTTTCACTTTCTCTCTGATTCTCTCTGAGTACTGAGTACTGAGTACTGAGTACTGCTTTTTAGAGTTTAGGCAGCACGATCCCGGTCTGCCCCTGGTATTTGCCCTTCTTGTCCTTGTAGCTGACCTCGCACGCCTCGTCCGATTGGAAGAAGAGGATCTGGCACAACCCCTCGTTGGCGTAGATCTTGGCGGGCAGGGGGGTGGTGTTGGAGATCTCCAGGGTGACGAAGCCCTCCCACTCCGGCTCGAACGGGGTCACGTTCACGATGATGCCGCAGCGCGCGTAGGTGCTCTTGCCCACGCAGATGGTGAGCACGTCGCGCGGGATCTTGAAGTACTCCACCGAGCGCGCCAGCGCGAACGAGTTCGGCGGGATGATGGCGCACTCGGTGCGCACGGTCACGAAGCTGCGCTCGTCGAAGTGCTTGGGGTCGACGATGGCCGACATCACGTTGGTGAAGATCTTGAACTCGTCCGACACCCGCAGGTCGTAGCCGTAGCTCGACACCCCGAACGACACCACCCCCTCCCGTATCTGCTTCTCGGCGAAGGGATTGATCATGTCGTGCTCCAGCGCCATCTTGCGGATCCAGCGGTCACTCTTCAATGCCATGGGTCGCCTCGTCTCCGGGAAGTCCTGCATCTTAACGGGGGCGCGCATGGTTGACAATGGGGGGCGCTTCTTCTAGCATCCGCGCTTGGCAACTGTATGATTCGGAACTGGAAAGCCTGACGGGCAGCAGCCCCAAGGTGGAGCCCCCGTGATCAAGCTGGACATCATCAACGAGGTGGTCAACAAGACCGGCATCACCAAGACCAAGGCCGAGCTGGCCGTGGAAACCGTCTTCGAGAGCATGAAGAAGGCCCTGGCCTCGGGCAACCGCATCGAGCTGCGCGGCTTCGGCGTCTTCAACGTGCGCCCGCGCAAGACCGGCATCGGGCGCAACCCCCGCACCGGTGCCGAGGTCAACATCCCCCCCGGCAAGGCGGTCCGCTTCAAGCCCGGTAAGGAACTGCAGTCCATCGACTAGCCGCCGGCACCGCGGGCCCGGCCCGCCCGCTCCCTGATGTCCGACTTCGATCCCCAGAACCCGCCTCCCACCCCCCCGGAAGACCTCCTGCCGGAAGTGCCCGCAGGCCCGGAGGTGGTGTGGGTGCTGCACCCGCCCCGCCGCCGCTACCGCCTGAACGTCCTGCTGCTGCTGCTCACCCTGCTGACCACGCTCACCGCGGGCGCGCGCCTGGAGTACAACTTCCTCCACCACCAGCCCGCCTACACCTCCGACACCGATTACTTCCCCCAGCTCTGGGCCTGGAGCCATCCCTCCCGCCTGCTGCTGGGAATCCCCTTCTCCGCCACCCTGCTGCTCATCCTGCTGGCCCACGAGATGGGACACTTCGTCTGGTGCGTGCGCCACCGCGTCTACGCCACCCTGCCCTTCTTCCTGCCCTCGCCCTTCCTGATGGGGACCTTCGGGGCGGTCATCCGCATCCGCTCCCCCATCCCCTCGCGCCGGGCGCTCTTCGACATCGGTATCGCCGGGCCCATCGCGGGCTTCGTGCTGGCGGTGCCCGCCCTGGCCCTGGGGATGATGTGGTCGCGCGTGGCTCCGGATTTGGTCGCGCAGAGCGACCTGCGCTTCGGTCACTCCCTCATCTTCGACCTGCTGCGCGGGCTGGCGCCGCAGGGCGCCGCTCCCTGGAGCGACCTCTCCTTGCACCCGGTGGCGGTGGCCGCCTGGGTGGGCATGCTGGCCACCACCCTGAATCTCATTCCCGGCGGCCAGCTCGACGGCGGCCACATCGTCTACGCGCTCTTCCCCCGCGCCCACGCCTGGGTCTCGCGCCTGGCGGTGGTGGCGCTGGCGGGCTTCGGCCTGCGCTTCTGGCCGGGATGGCTGATGTGGAGCGTGATCCTGCTGGTCACCGGCACCCGCCACCCTGAGGTCCCGCCCCAGCCTCCGCTCGACGTCCCCCGCAAGCTGCTGGCCCTGGTGGCCCTGGCCATCTTCCTGCTCACCTTCATGCCCTCACCCATCCCCGGCCACGGCCTCCAGGAACTCCGCCAGCTCTTCCACGGGCAGTAGCGCCGGCGTCTCGCCGGCTGTCGTGAGGGCGTCCCGCCCTCGCCCCCACTCTTTCGAGATGTCATCCTTCGCGAGGCGAAGCCGAGCGGAGGATCTGGCGAGGTGGTCGGCACCACCAGCCCGGTGGCGCCTGCTCTGTTGCCAGATCCTCCCGCCTCCCTTCGGTCGGCGGAAGGATGACACCTGGTTGCATTTGTACTTGCGCCTGGCAACTGGCTACTGGCGACTGCCCTACAGCAGCGATTGCGGGTCCACGTCCACCAGGATGTGCGTGCGCGGGATCTTCTCTTCTGCTGCGTGCTCCAGCATCGCACGCAAGAGCGCATTCAGCTTCTCCCGGCTCTCCGACTTGAGCACGAAGTGGTAGCGGTAGTCGCGCTTCAGCCGCACCAGCGGCGCCGCCGCCGGCCCCAGCACCCGGATGCCGGGATGCCGCGCCCGGTCGAACCATCGTCCCAGCACGCCCGCCCACCGCAGCGCCTGCTCCAGCTTGGCGCTGCGCACCAGCACGTTGGCGAGCGCACTGAAGGGCGGATAGCGCATCAGGCTCCGGAACCGGATCTCCTTCTCGTAGAAGCCGGCGTAGTCGTGCCGCGAGGCGAACTGCACCGCGTAGTGCTCCGGGAAGTAGGTCTGCAGGATGACCTTGCCGGGCGCGTCGCCGCGTCCCGCGCGTCCCGCCACCTGGGTGAAGAGATGGAAGGTGCGCTCGGCGGCGCGGAAGTCGGGAAAGCCCAGCGCCTGGTCCGCGCCCACCACTCCCACCAGAGTGACGCCGTGGATGTCGTGCCCCTTGGCGATCATCTGCGTGCCCGCCAGCAGGTCGAGTTCGCCGGCGTGGAAGGCGCCCAGCACGCGCTCGAAGTCGCGGCGGCCGCGCACCGTGTCGCGGTCCAGCCGCGCCAGCCGCGCCCGCGGAAACTCCGCCCGCAAGCGCTCTTCCAGCTTCTCCGAGCCCGTCCCCAGGAAGAAGATGTACTCGCTGCCGCACTTGGGACACACCTTGGGCACGCTCCGCCACCACCCGCAAACGTGACAGAGCATGCGGCGCTCGCGCTGGTGGAAGGTCAGCGCGACGGCGCAGTTCTTGCACTGCAGGCTCTCGCCGCACTCGCGGCAGAGCACGACGGCGGAGTAGCCGCGGCGGTTGAGCAGCACCATGGCCTGCTCGCCGCGTGCCAGGCACTCGCGCAGTTCCGCCACCAGCGCGCGCGACAGGAAGTCCTCGCGCCCCACCTCGCGGAACTCGGCGCGCATGTCCACCACCTCGACCTGCGGCAGCGGCCGCCGCTCCACGCGGTCAGGCAATTCCAGCAGCGCGTACTTGCCGACCTTGGCGTTCTGGTAAGACTCGAGCGCGGGCGTGGCCGAGGCCAGCACCACCGCCGCGCCTGCCAGCTTGCCGCGCATCACCGCGACGTCGCGGCCGTGGTAGCGCGGGGTCTCATCCTGCTTGTAGCTGGTGTCCTGCTCCTCGTCCACCACCAGGAGCGCCAGGTCGCGCACCGGAGCGAAGACGGCGGAGCGCGTGCCCACGACGATGCGGGCGTCGCCACGCCGGATCCGGCGCCACTGTTCGGCGCGCTCGTCGGCGGTCAGCGCCGAGTGCAGGATGGCGACCTCATCGCCGAACAACTCCGCCAGGTGCGCCGCCGCCGCCGGCGTCAGGCCGATCTCCGGTACCAGCAAGAGCGCGGAACGGCCGGACTTGAGCACCTGTTGCATGGCCGCCAGGTACACCGCGGTCTTGCCCGAGCCGGTCACGCCGTAAAGCAGCGCAACGGAGAACTTGCGCACCGCAACCGCCGCCTGGATGTGGTCGAGCGCCTTCTGCTGCGCTGGGTTCAGGGGGAAGTCGAGCGCGGCGCGCGCCGGCTTGAAGCCCGAGACCTCGAACTCCGCCGGCTCTTCCACGATCTCCACCAGCCCGCGGCGCACCAGCGTCCCCAGCGTGGTGCGCGGGACCTCCAGGCCGCGCAGGGTCTCGACCGCGAGGCGCCCGCCGGCGGCAGCCAGGGTTTCGGCCAGGCGGCGCTGGTTGGCGTTGAGTTTGCCGGTGATTTCGCGCAGGATGGCGACGCGCACGATGCGCCGGGCATCGCGCGCCGCCGAGACGTCCTCGCGCGTGACCCACTTCTTGCGCACCATCCCGGCCAGCAGCGCCGCCGAGGCGCGAGTGGCGGCGCGCAGCGTCTCTTCGCGCGCGGCCTCGCGGTCGGCAAGGTAGTCGAGCACCAGCATCTCCCGTGCCTGCTCGTCATGCGAGCGCTTGGAGCGTCGCGAGGTGCCAAGCGTGGCGGAGGCGTGCAGGACTTCGATTCCCAGGTCGGTGATCTGGTAGGCGTGCGCGCGGCGGACTTCGGCGCCCAGCGGCAGCATGCTGCGGAAGACCTCGCCCAGCGGCGCCAGGTAGTAGTGCGCGATCCACTCGCCCAGGCGCAGCAGGTGCGGGTCGAGCACGGGCTCGGCGTCGAGCACAGCCAAGACCTTCTTGGCCTCGACCTGGGGTGGGCGGTCGTGCAGCGCTACCACGATCCCCGGCAGGCGCTCGTTGCGGAAAGGGACGAGCACGCGCCCGCCCACCACCGGCTCCGCCCCGTCCAGCGCGTAGGTGAAGCTCATCTCCAGGGGCACGGGCAGCGCGACATCGCAGAAGAGGGGCATGGGCTGAGGGGATTGTAGCGGAGGCGCGGCCCGGTCGCCGCGTCCCCGACGGACGTTGTATCAGGGCAGGCCGGAACCCGTCCCGAGCTTGTCGAGCCCTCCTCTTGCCTGCCGGCCGATGGGTGTGGTATATACTGAACCTAATGGTTC from the Terriglobales bacterium genome contains:
- the dcd gene encoding dCTP deaminase; the encoded protein is MALKSDRWIRKMALEHDMINPFAEKQIREGVVSFGVSSYGYDLRVSDEFKIFTNVMSAIVDPKHFDERSFVTVRTECAIIPPNSFALARSVEYFKIPRDVLTICVGKSTYARCGIIVNVTPFEPEWEGFVTLEISNTTPLPAKIYANEGLCQILFFQSDEACEVSYKDKKGKYQGQTGIVLPKL
- a CDS encoding HU family DNA-binding protein, which translates into the protein MIKLDIINEVVNKTGITKTKAELAVETVFESMKKALASGNRIELRGFGVFNVRPRKTGIGRNPRTGAEVNIPPGKAVRFKPGKELQSID
- a CDS encoding site-2 protease family protein, with protein sequence MSDFDPQNPPPTPPEDLLPEVPAGPEVVWVLHPPRRRYRLNVLLLLLTLLTTLTAGARLEYNFLHHQPAYTSDTDYFPQLWAWSHPSRLLLGIPFSATLLLILLAHEMGHFVWCVRHRVYATLPFFLPSPFLMGTFGAVIRIRSPIPSRRALFDIGIAGPIAGFVLAVPALALGMMWSRVAPDLVAQSDLRFGHSLIFDLLRGLAPQGAAPWSDLSLHPVAVAAWVGMLATTLNLIPGGQLDGGHIVYALFPRAHAWVSRLAVVALAGFGLRFWPGWLMWSVILLVTGTRHPEVPPQPPLDVPRKLLALVALAIFLLTFMPSPIPGHGLQELRQLFHGQ
- a CDS encoding carboxypeptidase regulatory-like domain-containing protein, with amino-acid sequence MTILVCALLLVSLPAFAATQNAVVYGTVYDSAGNPMAGVTVTLENPSFGFSRTTTTGSDGSYNFAEVPPAEGYKVTATSNGRTVDVRGGIAVNVGDERVILPPLKQQAAAPAPTTPGVAPAPAPAPAAAEGPSVHPETVSTAISGVVTRDQLQALPLYNRNFLALGLITPNTHDVQAGSELAGGSFSVAGNRPETNDFLLDGSDNVASANNQAIPFQVNDSIQEFRVVSSNATAEYGRGQGGVVNVVTRRATNNWHGSAYGYFGSDVLNADSPLSVYSNTTFAQAAAFAGSMTPTALLSPDPLTGIPATPVNYNDYVATAAANGFCTDSIGISAATPCITGGTGANTLFDPASILAAHDSHTIPFNSQQFGFNLGGPIRKDKLFVFGSYEGTRIDNPNPIFERVPSTFDRTFSPLTGRAGYPAPTFASGLGGSDPSYLLAQHILALFPQPNVIGVPDALEFFQGEAPNYTDVNNVLGRLDWVQSDRSSWSFRYVAQDLNQLHDDSLPSGGTYPGNGSYRNALNQNLNISFSHTFSPTLLNEAHFGFNRFRIDETPQDHNFNATSVGLPSGTMPTVLLSGLDTQYSGNCAGCIFGSAFGGWFDTFWTPFLLGGGAIQPMMPTLDGLFPMARLGAPLNSPANTTDTTAFLGDTLSWTHGKHSFKFGGEYRHLTDDYFDGSFARGFIVSSNIGEFTNDSETCQFLCALLLGNAAFSNPSFDYAARQSTPYSATFSHQGFALFAQDTWRATRRITLNLGVRWEYFTTPTEDNNNIWNFDPAANGLVQQGSTVVQDPMGNVCPSTPGFFFNFAAPPTALTSFSYPWNCAPSGNGRVRGQNATNFAPRVGLAWDLFGTGKTVFRGGVGLFYDQLPTNQYADLMYNRPTGFVGLNPQLIYGQTFLSTLFGGVCNRFSTPIPGISCGMGNITINPADPSFSPADQSAVSPFGMMAMDFANSDTPYTLQANASIQQQVGNHAVLEVGWVGSQGYNLPVVHNANFNQQWFCTTTPGCDINSFYPVMMMSNLGSSTYNSLMVRLRETGWHGLSFNATYVWSKSSDNASVGIFPLLPVTMANATRQIQLSGLGSPTSLCYGLDPVSALGLTTFFGPLPATFPCPPVPGGLVSAGSALTTTGAGFVNVSRYLLPQDPNNFLHNDWGNSDFNVPHRFVLDYAWQVPGKGTWAGNWMLAGVFVAQSGQPFTIFAGPTFGEIDQRVNVVGPVAQNNGNPNAAISATNLVVPGTACFATTGSAVISSGTLFSGVAGTPCTGNSGRNQFTGPNYFSWNMAIQKGFQVFGEGHMLTFRAEFYNLTDRANFYNPISQLSLQGYGAWIQNGVLVPNINPQFGQILSAKDPRQIQFAVRFNF
- a CDS encoding RNA chaperone Hfq, yielding MKDALESTAVSRASEAEGYGNRKLIRPSLNRPDPPAEHRERPERPAGAPKKIPPPEQTHAENFYYQKQMQSKTPMVVVLHDGEEIHGVIEWYDRGCIKVNRAEGQPNLLIYKPAIKYMFKAGENGKSGS
- the priA gene encoding primosomal protein N'; translated protein: MPLFCDVALPVPLEMSFTYALDGAEPVVGGRVLVPFRNERLPGIVVALHDRPPQVEAKKVLAVLDAEPVLDPHLLRLGEWIAHYYLAPLGEVFRSMLPLGAEVRRAHAYQITDLGIEVLHASATLGTSRRSKRSHDEQAREMLVLDYLADREAAREETLRAATRASAALLAGMVRKKWVTREDVSAARDARRIVRVAILREITGKLNANQRRLAETLAAAGGRLAVETLRGLEVPRTTLGTLVRRGLVEIVEEPAEFEVSGFKPARAALDFPLNPAQQKALDHIQAAVAVRKFSVALLYGVTGSGKTAVYLAAMQQVLKSGRSALLLVPEIGLTPAAAAHLAELFGDEVAILHSALTADERAEQWRRIRRGDARIVVGTRSAVFAPVRDLALLVVDEEQDTSYKQDETPRYHGRDVAVMRGKLAGAAVVLASATPALESYQNAKVGKYALLELPDRVERRPLPQVEVVDMRAEFREVGREDFLSRALVAELRECLARGEQAMVLLNRRGYSAVVLCRECGESLQCKNCAVALTFHQRERRMLCHVCGWWRSVPKVCPKCGSEYIFFLGTGSEKLEERLRAEFPRARLARLDRDTVRGRRDFERVLGAFHAGELDLLAGTQMIAKGHDIHGVTLVGVVGADQALGFPDFRAAERTFHLFTQVAGRAGRGDAPGKVILQTYFPEHYAVQFASRHDYAGFYEKEIRFRSLMRYPPFSALANVLVRSAKLEQALRWAGVLGRWFDRARHPGIRVLGPAAAPLVRLKRDYRYHFVLKSESREKLNALLRAMLEHAAEEKIPRTHILVDVDPQSLL